The Mucilaginibacter mallensis genome has a segment encoding these proteins:
- a CDS encoding capsular polysaccharide synthesis protein — protein MNNDLPKKIWFLWLQGLDNAPVEVKECYKSWVKHNPDWEVVFLDESNITEHITLPALPVAKYVISEILRINLLAKHGGVWVDATCFCTKPLDEWLPAYMDAGFFAFNRPGPDRMLSSWFLASNKYNYITTAYQNRVNKFWSENTGIQLIDGTRWNFLYNKLQKQNPQLWFNSLFTKILKVHPYFWFHYTFEYIYLRDANFRELWDSVPKFSADIPHRLLFAGLFKPVTEELKQEIDQKTSPVYKLTWKYEAKEYQPGTVMYYLFNGEG, from the coding sequence TTGAATAACGATCTACCCAAAAAAATATGGTTCCTGTGGTTGCAGGGGCTAGATAATGCTCCGGTTGAGGTTAAAGAATGCTACAAATCGTGGGTGAAGCATAATCCTGACTGGGAGGTGGTATTTTTAGATGAAAGCAATATTACTGAACATATAACTTTACCTGCATTGCCGGTAGCAAAATACGTGATCTCCGAAATACTAAGGATAAACCTACTGGCAAAACATGGAGGCGTTTGGGTTGATGCCACCTGTTTTTGTACAAAACCGCTTGATGAGTGGTTGCCCGCCTATATGGATGCCGGCTTTTTCGCCTTTAACAGGCCAGGGCCCGACAGGATGCTATCCAGCTGGTTCCTGGCATCAAATAAATACAATTACATTACTACTGCCTATCAAAACAGGGTAAACAAATTCTGGAGCGAAAACACCGGGATACAGCTTATTGACGGTACTCGATGGAACTTCCTGTACAACAAGCTGCAAAAACAAAACCCGCAGCTATGGTTCAACAGTCTTTTTACCAAAATATTAAAGGTGCACCCCTATTTCTGGTTCCATTATACGTTTGAATATATTTATCTGAGGGATGCCAATTTCCGGGAGTTATGGGATTCCGTTCCCAAATTCAGCGCAGATATCCCCCACCGTTTGTTATTCGCCGGGCTTTTTAAACCTGTAACCGAAGAGTTGAAACAGGAAATCGACCAAAAAACATCACCGGTTTATAAACTTACCTGGAAGTATGAGGCAAAAGAGTACCAACCGGGAACGGTGATGTATTATTTGTTTAATGGTGAGGGCTAA